The following proteins are co-located in the Labrys monachus genome:
- a CDS encoding NAD-dependent epimerase/dehydratase family protein, which translates to MADERVLVTGGSGFIAQHCILALLQAGYRVRTTLRSLSREAEVLSNLRTGGAEPGDRLSFIAADLTADDGWAAAAAGCAYVIHGASPTPSGDQVREEDWVRPAVDGNLRVLRAARDARAKRVVLTSAFGAIGVGHAPRSRPFDETDWSDLNGRVAPYQRSKTLAERASWDFIAREGGGLELAAVNPTTVLGPALGPDYSHSIRLIKNLLDGQPGCPRINTCVVDVRDVADLHLRAMTDPAAKGERFLAASGGSLWMVEIAKLLKQRLGPGAAKVSTRVLPNWFIRLMALANPAMKGIVPLLGVDMNASGEKAKRLLGWKPRSREEAIMATAESLIRLGLVNTPK; encoded by the coding sequence ATGGCTGACGAACGGGTGCTCGTGACCGGCGGAAGCGGCTTCATCGCGCAGCATTGCATCCTGGCGCTGCTGCAGGCCGGCTATCGCGTGCGGACGACGCTTCGATCATTGTCGCGCGAGGCGGAGGTTCTGAGCAATCTCAGGACCGGCGGCGCCGAGCCGGGCGACCGGCTGTCGTTTATCGCCGCCGATCTCACCGCCGACGATGGATGGGCGGCGGCGGCCGCCGGCTGCGCCTATGTGATCCACGGCGCCTCGCCGACGCCATCCGGCGATCAGGTGCGCGAGGAAGACTGGGTCCGGCCCGCGGTCGACGGCAATCTGCGCGTGCTCCGCGCGGCACGGGATGCGCGCGCGAAGCGCGTGGTGCTCACCTCGGCCTTCGGGGCCATCGGCGTCGGCCACGCCCCGCGAAGCCGCCCCTTCGACGAGACCGACTGGAGCGACCTGAACGGCCGTGTCGCGCCCTATCAGCGGTCGAAGACGCTGGCCGAGCGGGCATCGTGGGACTTCATCGCCCGCGAGGGCGGCGGGCTGGAACTTGCGGCCGTCAACCCCACCACCGTGCTCGGGCCCGCGCTCGGACCTGATTATTCGCACTCGATCCGGCTCATCAAGAACCTGCTGGACGGCCAGCCGGGCTGCCCCAGGATCAACACCTGCGTCGTCGACGTACGCGACGTCGCCGACCTGCACCTGCGTGCGATGACCGACCCGGCCGCCAAGGGCGAGCGCTTCCTCGCCGCGTCGGGCGGGAGCCTGTGGATGGTCGAGATCGCGAAACTGCTGAAGCAGCGTCTGGGGCCGGGCGCGGCCAAGGTTTCGACGCGTGTCCTGCCCAACTGGTTCATCCGCCTCATGGCGCTGGCGAACCCGGCGATGAAGGGCATCGTGCCGCTCCTGGGCGTCGACATGAACGCCAGCGGCGAGAAGGCCAAACGCCTGCTCGGCTGGAAGCCGCGCTCGCGCGAGGAGGCCATCATGGCGACCGCCGAGAGCCTCATCCGCCTCGGCCTGGTCAACACTCCGAAATAG
- a CDS encoding VOC family protein, with the protein MKILDQSFRVYAAAEALEPTIAFYEQLQGVPCARRVTITETNVVAARVGNVLILAGDGEAMTAARQVHGIFYVDDLDAYAGWVREQGGTLLHEPRTVTSGRNFTARHPDGLIIEYFEARS; encoded by the coding sequence ATGAAGATCCTCGATCAAAGCTTCCGCGTCTATGCGGCAGCCGAGGCGCTTGAACCGACGATCGCCTTTTACGAGCAGCTTCAGGGCGTCCCCTGCGCGCGCCGGGTGACGATCACGGAAACGAACGTCGTCGCTGCCCGCGTCGGCAACGTCCTGATCCTGGCCGGCGACGGCGAGGCCATGACGGCCGCGCGGCAGGTGCACGGCATCTTCTACGTCGACGATCTCGACGCCTATGCCGGCTGGGTCCGGGAACAGGGCGGCACGCTGCTGCACGAGCCGCGCACCGTCACCAGCGGCCGCAACTTCACGGCCAGGCATCCCGACGGCCTGATCATCGAATATTTCGAGGCACGGTCGTAA
- a CDS encoding TetR/AcrR family transcriptional regulator, with the protein MSEPIDRRTRKRLATRQAISDTATRLFWQRGFDAVTVDEIAQAADVGRMTVFNHFPRKEDMFFDRDEEGRTMLRNALRQRDHDVAPIETLRLLAHRLVAERTPYVDFSAESQSFVGTIEGSETLKARARAIRDELAAVVEVALAESAGRDPGDPDARLAAALLLATWATAFLEAHRIFRRTENSERAQAAFLAIVDRGTLGLKAAMAGTPYA; encoded by the coding sequence ATGTCAGAGCCGATCGACCGCCGAACCCGCAAGCGCCTCGCCACCCGGCAGGCGATTTCCGACACCGCCACGCGCCTCTTCTGGCAGCGGGGCTTCGACGCGGTGACGGTGGACGAGATCGCGCAGGCCGCCGACGTCGGACGGATGACGGTGTTCAATCATTTCCCCCGCAAGGAGGACATGTTCTTCGATCGCGACGAGGAAGGCCGGACGATGCTGCGCAACGCCCTGCGGCAGCGCGATCACGACGTCGCGCCCATCGAGACGTTGCGTCTGCTCGCGCATCGGCTCGTCGCGGAGCGCACGCCCTATGTCGATTTTTCGGCCGAAAGCCAAAGCTTCGTCGGGACGATCGAGGGCAGCGAGACGCTGAAGGCGCGGGCACGGGCCATCCGCGACGAACTCGCGGCGGTCGTGGAGGTGGCACTCGCCGAATCCGCGGGTCGCGATCCCGGCGATCCCGACGCGCGCCTGGCGGCCGCCCTGCTGCTGGCGACCTGGGCGACGGCTTTTCTCGAGGCGCACCGGATCTTTCGGCGGACGGAGAATTCAGAGCGCGCGCAAGCGGCTTTCCTCGCCATCGTCGATCGGGGCACCCTCGGCCTGAAGGCTGCAATGGCGGGCACCCCTTACGCCTGA
- a CDS encoding TetR/AcrR family transcriptional regulator, with product MSSNAKEAILSAARNAAQAHGYGGLNFRDLAAGVGIKAASIHYYFPSKADLGAAVARRYWEDTAAELEKMLAETPDPLACLHRYPAIFRRALENGNRICLCSFMSAEYDDLPEPVKVEVRTFADINVAWLGKVLIAADGGDVSASKARALAIFAAVSGAQLLARSRADVGLFDSLIGSYRDMGLLPG from the coding sequence ATGAGTTCGAATGCGAAGGAAGCGATCCTGTCGGCGGCCCGCAATGCCGCGCAGGCGCATGGGTATGGCGGCCTGAATTTCCGCGATCTGGCGGCTGGGGTCGGAATCAAAGCCGCCAGCATCCATTATTACTTCCCGAGCAAGGCCGACCTCGGCGCGGCCGTGGCCAGGCGCTATTGGGAAGACACCGCGGCCGAGTTGGAGAAGATGCTGGCCGAGACGCCGGATCCGCTCGCCTGCCTGCATCGCTATCCCGCGATATTCCGCCGAGCGCTTGAAAACGGCAATCGGATCTGTCTATGCAGCTTCATGTCCGCCGAATATGACGACCTGCCGGAACCGGTGAAGGTGGAAGTGCGGACTTTCGCCGACATCAACGTCGCGTGGCTGGGCAAGGTGCTGATCGCCGCGGACGGGGGGGACGTATCGGCGAGCAAAGCCCGCGCTCTCGCCATTTTTGCCGCCGTGTCCGGCGCCCAACTCCTGGCGCGGAGCCGGGCGGATGTCGGTCTCTTCGACAGCCTGATCGGCAGCTATCGCGATATGGGGCTCCTGCCGGGATGA
- a CDS encoding AraC family transcriptional regulator, producing the protein MSVDPFSDILRLARAETLVTGGFTAGGPWAIRFPVPKTIKFFAVVKGDCWVTLDGEPPIRFETGDVGLLSAPRAFVLGSEPGVPPVDGMALFSSAGKATVQLGDGSDFTHIGGHVLLDPTSGRLLADVLPPWIHVRAASPQAVTFRWLLDRLAEERTSDLPGTELASAQLAQLLFIQILRAHLAGADVMGASWLRALGDPRIAPAIRLMHDDPARAWHLEDLAAACAMSRTTFAGRFRTVAGVAPLAYLTQWRMRLAEQALRDETGRPVASIARSVGYTSESAFSHAFKRWNRRSPKSYRDGHMPPPALT; encoded by the coding sequence ATGAGCGTGGATCCCTTCTCCGATATTCTCCGACTTGCGCGGGCCGAAACGCTGGTCACCGGCGGATTCACGGCGGGCGGTCCCTGGGCGATTCGCTTTCCCGTCCCAAAGACGATCAAGTTCTTTGCGGTGGTGAAGGGTGATTGCTGGGTGACCCTCGACGGGGAGCCGCCCATCCGATTTGAAACCGGGGATGTGGGTCTGCTGTCGGCGCCACGGGCCTTCGTGCTGGGGAGCGAGCCGGGGGTCCCTCCCGTCGACGGAATGGCGCTGTTCTCCAGCGCCGGCAAGGCGACTGTCCAGCTCGGCGACGGCAGCGACTTCACTCATATAGGCGGCCACGTCCTGCTCGATCCCACAAGCGGACGGCTGCTGGCCGACGTTCTGCCGCCTTGGATCCATGTGCGGGCGGCTTCACCGCAGGCCGTGACCTTCCGGTGGCTGCTTGACCGCCTTGCAGAGGAGCGGACGTCCGATCTCCCCGGCACCGAGCTCGCGTCCGCCCAACTCGCGCAGTTGCTCTTCATCCAGATCTTGCGCGCTCACCTCGCCGGGGCCGACGTCATGGGCGCCAGCTGGCTTCGAGCGTTGGGCGACCCGCGCATCGCCCCGGCCATTCGCCTGATGCATGACGATCCCGCGCGCGCATGGCACCTTGAAGATCTCGCGGCGGCTTGTGCCATGTCGCGGACGACGTTCGCCGGGCGCTTCCGCACCGTCGCCGGCGTCGCGCCCCTCGCTTATCTAACTCAATGGCGCATGCGACTGGCCGAGCAGGCCCTGCGGGACGAGACGGGAAGACCGGTGGCATCGATCGCGCGCTCGGTGGGCTATACGTCCGAAAGCGCTTTCAGCCATGCGTTCAAGCGGTGGAACCGCAGGTCACCCAAGTCTTACCGAGACGGCCATATGCCGCCACCCGCTTTGACATAG
- a CDS encoding aldo/keto reductase — translation MILSKRQLGRQGLTVGAIGLGCMGMSQSYGPADEAESIATLHRAIELGGDFFDTAEGYGPYTNEELLGRAFRDRREKVILATKFGFRFENGRQLGAETDSSPAAIRRAVEGSLRRLQTDHIDLLYQHRIDRKVPIEDVAGAVGELVKEGKVRFLGLSEVGAATLRRAHAVHPVSVLQSEYSLWERNLEADVIPVLRELGIGLVPFCPLGRGFLAGGVKRAEDYPEGDTRRIDERYQGENYDANVRAAEAVFDIALAKGAKPAQIALAWLLHKGDGIVPIPGTKRRAYLEQNVAADTLRLTPAEIQTLDEALAPGTVSGNRYPDWVMAGIDR, via the coding sequence ATGATATTGAGCAAGCGGCAACTTGGACGTCAGGGCCTCACGGTCGGCGCGATCGGTTTGGGCTGCATGGGCATGAGCCAGTCCTATGGGCCGGCGGACGAGGCTGAATCGATCGCCACGCTTCATCGCGCCATCGAGCTCGGCGGCGATTTCTTCGACACGGCGGAAGGCTATGGCCCCTACACCAACGAGGAGCTTCTGGGGCGCGCCTTCCGCGACCGGCGGGAGAAGGTGATCCTCGCCACCAAGTTCGGCTTTCGCTTCGAGAACGGCCGCCAGCTCGGCGCTGAGACCGACAGCAGCCCCGCCGCCATTCGCCGGGCGGTCGAAGGATCGCTGCGCCGGCTGCAGACCGACCATATCGACCTGCTCTATCAGCACCGCATCGACCGCAAGGTACCGATCGAGGACGTGGCCGGCGCTGTCGGCGAGCTGGTCAAGGAAGGCAAGGTGCGCTTCCTCGGCCTGTCCGAGGTCGGGGCCGCCACGCTGCGCCGCGCCCATGCCGTTCACCCGGTCTCGGTGCTGCAGAGCGAATATTCGCTGTGGGAGCGCAATCTCGAAGCGGACGTGATCCCGGTCCTGCGGGAACTGGGTATTGGGCTCGTGCCGTTCTGCCCGCTCGGGCGCGGCTTCCTGGCCGGCGGGGTGAAGCGGGCGGAGGACTATCCCGAGGGCGATACCCGCCGCATCGACGAGCGCTATCAGGGTGAGAACTACGACGCCAATGTGCGGGCCGCGGAAGCGGTGTTCGACATCGCCCTAGCCAAGGGCGCCAAGCCCGCCCAGATCGCGCTCGCCTGGCTGCTGCACAAGGGCGACGGCATCGTGCCGATCCCCGGCACCAAGCGCCGCGCCTATCTGGAACAGAATGTCGCGGCGGACACCCTCCGGCTGACGCCTGCCGAAATACAGACGCTCGATGAGGCGCTGGCACCGGGCACCGTCTCCGGCAACCGCTACCCGGACTGGGTGATGGCGGGAATCGACCGCTGA